The following are from one region of the Camarhynchus parvulus chromosome 3, STF_HiC, whole genome shotgun sequence genome:
- the SOX7 gene encoding transcription factor SOX-7, translated as MAALLSTFPWPERLEGDAGEGLSPGPPPRASQGEKGSESRIRRPMNAFMVWAKDERKRLAVQNPDLHNAELSKMLGKSWKALSLSQKRPYVEEAERLRVKHMQDYPNYKYRPRRKKQVKRIGKRVDPGFLLGSLTRGDQNSVPEKRTCSRAGGDKEGPGEYPPRPGLPAVRAYREPPGSGGSSTSVDTYPYGLPTPPEMSPLDAIDPEQSFFSSPCPEEHHRSHLAGATFSPEYAGGSLPCSHHPLSPMPPQPATCMIPPASSCPSLPPPPPPPPSYYTPAFPSLPPPNLHAHLGQLSPPPDHHGFDTLDQLSQAELLGEMDRNEFDQYLNNPGHSDHHHHHGGALANGHVPGSGSSHSSENSLISVLADATATYYNNYSVS; from the exons aTGGCTGCGCTGCTGAGCACATTCCCCTGGCCGGAGCGGCTGGAGGGGGACGCGGGCgaggggctgtccccagggccaccccccCGAGCGTCGCAGGGCGAGAAGGGCTCCGAGAGCCGCATCCGCCGGCCCATGAACGCGTTCATGGTGTGGGCGAAGGACGAGAGGAAGAGGCTGGCGGTGCAGAACCCCGACCTGCACAACGCGGAGCTCAGCAAGATGCTCG GGAAGTCCTGGAAGGCGCTGAGCCTGTCGCAGAAGCGTCCCTACGTGGAGGAGGCCGAGCGGCTGCGGGTGAAGCACATGCAAGATTATCCCAACTACAAGTACCGGCCCCGTCGGAAGAAGCAGGTCAAGCGCATCGGGAAGCGGGTGGATCCCGGCtttctgctgggcagcctgACACGGGGGGACCAGAACTCTGTGCCGGAAAAGCGGACCTgcagccgggccgggggggACAAAGAGGGCCCGGGTGAGTACCCCCCCCGCCCGGGGCTGCCGGCAGTGCGGGCATACCGGGAGCCTCCaggcagcggcggcagcagcaccAGCGTGGACACCTACCCCTACGGGCTGCCCACCCCGCCGGAGATGTCCCCTCTGGATGCCATAGACCCCGAGCAGAGCTTCTTCTCCTCACCCTGCCCCGAGGAGCATCACCGCTCCCACCTCGCCGGTGCCACCTTCTCCCCGGAGTACGCGGGcggctccctgccctgcagccaccaccCGCTCAGCCCCATGCCACCACAGCCGGCCACCTGCATGATCCCCCCGGCCTCCAgctgcccttcccttcctcctcctcctcctcctcctcccagctaCTACACACCcgccttcccctccctgccccctcccaACCTCCATGCCCACCTTGGCCAACTCTCCCCGCCGCCCGACCACCATGGCTTTGACACCTTGGACCAGCTGAGCcaagcagagctcctgggggagATGGACCGCAATGAGTTTGACCAATATCTCAACAACCCCGGCCACAGtgaccaccaccaccaccacggAGGGGCCTTGGCCAACGGGCACGTcccaggctctggcagctcccacagctccgAGAACAGCCTCATCTCCGTCCTGGCTGATGCCACAGCCACCTACTACAATAACTACAGCGTCTCTTAG